Proteins encoded within one genomic window of [Enterobacter] lignolyticus SCF1:
- the ulaR gene encoding HTH-type transcriptional regulator UlaR, whose translation MTEAQRHQIILEQLTQSGFVTVEQVIDRLGISPATARRDINKLDTIGKLKKVRNGAEAVSQQRPRWTPMNIHQALNHDEKVRIARAASQLVSPGESVVINCGSTAFLLGREMCGKPVQIITNYLPLANYLIDQEHDSVIIMGGQYNKSQAITLSPQGSENSLYAGHWMFTSGKGLTADGLYKTDMLTAMAEQKMLNGVGKLVALVDSSKVGERAGMLFSRADEIDMVITGKEANPEILKQLQAQGVEILLV comes from the coding sequence ATGACGGAAGCACAAAGACACCAAATTATCCTCGAACAGTTGACCCAGTCTGGCTTTGTCACGGTGGAACAGGTCATCGACAGGCTGGGGATTTCACCGGCCACCGCGCGGCGGGATATCAACAAGCTCGACACCATCGGCAAGCTGAAAAAAGTGCGTAACGGCGCAGAGGCCGTCAGCCAGCAGCGCCCGCGCTGGACGCCGATGAACATTCATCAGGCGCTGAATCATGATGAGAAAGTTCGTATCGCCAGAGCCGCCTCGCAGCTGGTCAGCCCCGGCGAAAGCGTGGTCATTAACTGCGGCTCTACCGCTTTTCTGCTGGGCCGAGAAATGTGCGGCAAACCGGTGCAGATAATCACTAACTACCTGCCGCTGGCGAACTACCTGATCGATCAGGAGCACGACAGCGTGATCATCATGGGCGGGCAGTACAACAAGAGCCAGGCGATCACGCTCAGTCCGCAGGGCAGCGAAAACAGCCTGTACGCCGGGCACTGGATGTTCACCAGCGGCAAAGGGCTGACCGCCGACGGGCTGTACAAAACCGACATGCTTACCGCAATGGCGGAGCAGAAAATGCTGAACGGCGTCGGCAAGCTGGTCGCGCTGGTCGACAGCAGCAAAGTCGGCGAGCGCGCCGGTATGCTGTTCAGCCGCGCCGATGAGATAGACATGGTGATCACCGGCAAAGAAGCGAACCCCGAGATCCTCAAGCAGCTGCAGGCCCAGGGCGTTGAAATTCTGCTGGTTTAA
- the yjfP gene encoding esterase, producing MIELEVRNLAGGEILHACPRGAAAAPLPCVVFYHGFTSSKWVYSYFAVALADAGFRVIMPDADSHGARYDGDEKRRLQRFWPILLNSFAEFPALREAIARQGWLAEGRLAVAGASMGGMTALGIAARHPEVVCAASLMGSGYFTTLSQTLFPSPEVPTARLAEWDVAPRLSDLARRPLMLWHGEDDDIVPAGETLRLQQALQQAGLDNNLTCRWQAGVRHRITPEALDSTVAFFNAHL from the coding sequence ATGATTGAACTTGAAGTGCGAAACCTCGCCGGCGGCGAAATTCTTCATGCCTGCCCGCGCGGTGCGGCCGCTGCGCCGCTGCCGTGCGTGGTGTTTTATCATGGCTTTACGTCGTCGAAATGGGTGTACAGCTATTTCGCCGTTGCGCTGGCCGACGCCGGGTTTCGCGTCATTATGCCTGACGCCGACAGCCACGGCGCGCGCTATGACGGCGATGAAAAACGGCGCCTGCAGCGTTTCTGGCCGATCCTGCTCAATAGCTTTGCGGAATTTCCCGCGCTGCGGGAGGCGATAGCCCGGCAGGGCTGGCTGGCGGAAGGGCGTCTGGCGGTCGCGGGGGCGTCAATGGGGGGGATGACGGCGCTGGGGATTGCGGCGCGCCATCCGGAGGTGGTCTGCGCCGCCAGCCTGATGGGGTCGGGCTACTTCACCACGCTGTCGCAAACGCTGTTTCCGTCTCCGGAGGTTCCGACCGCACGTCTTGCCGAGTGGGACGTTGCGCCGCGGCTGTCCGATCTCGCCCGCCGCCCGCTGATGCTCTGGCACGGCGAAGATGACGATATCGTTCCTGCGGGAGAGACGCTGCGTCTGCAGCAGGCGCTACAGCAGGCGGGGCTGGATAACAACCTGACCTGCCGCTGGCAGGCGGGCGTACGTCACCGCATCACCCCGGAGGCGCTGGACAGCACCGTGGCGTTTTTTAACGCGCACCTTTAA
- the bsmA gene encoding biofilm peroxide resistance protein BsmA produces the protein MAMRRLASLLLVVFLSGCSVLEGKPEAPPPVTNHPQEIRRNQTEGLQRIGTVSVMVYGSPMDAESAIKEKVVAAKADYYVIIMIDDTVVPGQWYSQAIMYRKP, from the coding sequence ATGGCTATGCGACGGTTAGCGTCTTTATTACTGGTGGTATTTCTGAGCGGGTGCAGCGTGCTTGAAGGTAAACCCGAGGCACCGCCGCCGGTGACCAACCACCCGCAGGAAATCCGCCGTAACCAGACGGAAGGACTGCAGCGTATCGGTACCGTCAGCGTGATGGTTTATGGCTCGCCGATGGATGCGGAAAGCGCTATTAAAGAGAAAGTGGTCGCCGCGAAAGCCGACTACTACGTGATCATCATGATTGATGACACCGTCGTTCCCGGGCAATGGTATTCACAAGCGATAATGTATCGTAAACCTTAA
- the yjfN gene encoding DUF1471 family protease activator YjfN, which yields MKHTFALSPLVANTSAQSAEFASADCVTGLNEIGQISVNNIAGSQQDVEQAIAQKADEQGASWYRIIQMYEDQRPDNWRVQAILYA from the coding sequence ATGAAACATACCTTTGCCTTATCTCCTCTGGTGGCCAACACCTCGGCACAGTCTGCGGAATTTGCCAGCGCCGATTGCGTCACCGGGCTCAACGAAATCGGTCAAATTTCCGTGAACAATATTGCCGGTAGCCAGCAGGACGTAGAGCAGGCGATCGCCCAGAAGGCGGATGAGCAGGGCGCCTCCTGGTACCGTATTATCCAGATGTACGAAGACCAGCGCCCTGACAACTGGCGCGTACAGGCTATTCTGTACGCCTGA